The Nicotiana sylvestris chromosome 6, ASM39365v2, whole genome shotgun sequence genomic sequence GTAAATGTTGTAATATTTACTGCTCCAACTCATTCCTATTCTTTATTGTAAAAAAAGTTATAATCGCAACATTTACTACTCCAGTCATTCCTATTCTTTATTGTAAAAATATTACAATCTCAATATTTACTACTCCTTTTATTCTTATTCTATATTGTAAAAAGtttaaattctaaaaatatttacTACCCAACCTTTTATATTCCCTCCGTGAAAAAGAATGATATGAAAATATATAACAGAGAGTAGTCTTTTGGATATCATTTTAGGTAGAGTTTGGAAAGGttttaacaacaacaataactcagtataatcccacttagtggggtctggggagggtagtgtgtacgcagaccttacccctaccctagggtagagagactgtttccaaatagacccccgacatccttccctctaagaacttcccaccttgctcttggggagactcgaactcacaacctctcggttggaaagGTTTTAAGTCAATACAATTTCCTACAAATGAAAAACTCAGAGAAATTAGACTTAGCTCCTTAAAAGATTATGAATTCTTCAGTTTTCCCTTCCCTGCAATTCCAGAAATTTATATATGTaagtttttcatatttttagattATTATCATGTGTGTGCATACCTATACAAAAACACTTATTAATACATCGAGCTTTACATTCACTTTCATGAATATTTTATATAGTATTTAGCTAATTTTTGTTGACAAATATAAAGGTGTGAGTGAATGATTAAGCTTCTGACTTTAAAAAGAAGTATGATTTGGAATATTGTACTACTTCATTTTTGTTATGGTTTGTTCTGTTTCTATCTCGgagggtaggggtaaagtctgtgTACATTCTACATTTctcagaccccactagtgagatGATTACTGGGTTGATGTTGATGTATGGTTTGCTCTGTTTGTACTTTATTGTATTATATATAATACAAGTTGAGGGGTATGTAATTTTGGTAAAAACATACACACAATTAGTGTTTATATCAAATAATAAACAAAACATGTATTTTCTATATACATTTACCACTTAACTATAGCTAAATAATGTGTATCGGCTTTTTAGTTTTTTAAATACTAAAGTTAAATTAGTTTGTTTGATGTAAACACCTGAATAATTATGAAAGTGTTAAAATTTAACTTAATAATAAAAGCTAAAGAGataaatatttatatacatatatattaaaatactaaatatacaACAAAATGTTCAAATAAAGAGATCAATTTTCTTTAAACTTTAAAAGACTAACAATCTTTAAGTGATGAAAAATAAATGATAAGAGTAATAATAAAATAcactaagggtgtgtttggtacgaaggaaaatattttacggaaaatgttttccaatttctcatgtttggttgacttaaatattttggatgttccttatgaactcatttttctccaattggagaaaaatatttttcttatcaaGAGAAGGAAAAACATTTtgcaaaactccttctcaactttccccaccctcaccaacgcACTCCACACCCTCTCTTCAAAAAaagctttttttttcttcaaatttcagtttttccgttactacccaccctactacccctccaccccaccccaccccaccccctcctcccgcaaaaaaaattattattttacctttttttttgaaatttcaaattcttgttttttcgtttttttgCACCACCCACCCTCCCTCCCCACCTGCCCCCCACCccccaatttttttttcttactttttttttgtaattccaaatttctatttttttcgtttttcttcccCACCCCcctggaaaaaatattttttaaatatatttttcagttttaattttttaatttatcggtttaaaggtttaaaattttacaagttccaaagttatgagtttGGAGGTTTATGTATTTGGAAGTTTATAGGTTTAGAAATTACAAAGTTTGTACGTTCGAAATTCCGCGGTTTCaaaagtttagcggttcgaaagtttatgaaatttgtgggttcggaaggttggtttgaaagtttatggcttcatgtttattatatttaaattatttatgaatattcttgagaagtcattttccttaatttgcataacaaacaccaaaaaataaataagattactacttattttccacggaaaatattttccgttataccaaacacaccctaagacTTGAAACTAAACTACATATTTGAATTTAAAAAACTAATTTTAAAAAACTAATTATTTTAATTCGTACGTTAGAAAAAGATAATTAGTTCTTCTCGTCGCAGGGATGAATTCACTAGTTCTCAGATAAGATTAGGAACCTGTTTGTCAGCTGTGGTCGTATGGAATATGCCAAACTATGGAATAATTGGGTACATGTAGGTATTGCTTGTGTCTTTGCATATAAGTTTATTCATATTTGTTATGTATTGCTTTGACTTTGTTTCTTAAATTTAGTAGTATTTGAATCTAGACATTCTTTTTTCACTTTAAGgatgtgtttggtacgaagaaaaatattttttctatttttctatgtttttttggcttaaatattttggaaaatattttccttatgaattcattttccttatcaagagaaggaaaacattttccaaaactccttctcaaccttccccaccctcaccaacccaccccaccccctctctccaaaaaagttttttttttcaaattttagtttttccgttaccacccaccctactcCCTCccgccaaaaaaaaaaatttacctttctttttcaatttcaaattttgattttttcgtttttctgcatcaCCCAACCCCCACCCCCTACCTCCTCCCTGCCCCCCCCCCctcgaaaaaaatatttttcacttttagtttttttatttatcaGTTTAAAGGTTCAacattttacaagttccaaagttatgagtttggaggtttatgtgtttggaagtttacgtgtttagaaattataaagtttacgggttcgaaattccgcGGTTTCAAAAGTTTAgcggtttgaaagtttatgaaatttgtgggttcggaaggttgttggtttgaaagtttatggcttcatgtttattatatctaaattatttatcaatactcttgagaagtcattttccttaatttgcgtaccaaacaccggaaaatgaataaaattagTACTTGTTTTCCGAGAAaacattttcttggaaaacattttccgttataccaaacacaccctaaatctTGTCAATTTCTCCCGTTGAATCCTACAAACCAAAACCTGTCCTAAGTGGATACTGATTTCAACCACCTCGTGATGGATCTAAGACCTTTGAATCACAAAACTTTTATTTGGTGCAAACCTCGCTAGTAAAATTAAGAACAGAACAACAATTCTTAAAGCATCTAAGCTGATCCCAGAATCTGGAGGGCAAAACTTCTGGTGCTAATGTTGGTTGATTTCTGTATGGTTGTCCAAGAAATAACTCAATTGTATCAATTTATGTTACTCAATTGTATCAATTTATCGACGAATTTAGTACTCTTATACTCGTCAACTTACCATATCTCCTATtattgattgaacaatatttctGCAAGGCATCTAAAATTATCCCAGAATCTGGCAGGCAAAGTCCTGGTGATTTCTATACAGCTGTACTAGAAAATGACAACTCAATTATATCAATTTACTAAGCTTCATTTCCAAATTAATAAAAATTTATGTCATGACAAATTTAGAATTCAGACAATCATAGTGGTCATCAACTTACCACACCTTTTCTATTCAAGCTTGAGACTTCGTTTTGCACATTGCGCAAATAGAAGAAAATGTTTAACAAAATCAGAACAATTTGTTCTTCAATCTTTTTGTGAACAATGAATGGTTCTATCCCTGAGACAAAAGTCTTGTCACCCAAAATAGTGGCTCTGTGAAGATCTCACAAAGCTTACTCGCTGCTCTTTCACTTGAATGTTTAAGTATCTACAGAATCATGCAAGTACCTGCAACTATGACCATAGTAGCATCTTCCTTGAGCATAAAAGCGGCAAGGCCTCTTTTGTTCCTCGTGCTGTCCTTGAAATGGACGCTCCACTGCTCCAGCGTTACACCAACCATTCCTTGCTTGCCAGTGCTCAGTTCTCTGTGGAGATCTATAGTTCATATTTTGTGAATGACTATTGGTATAGGTATGACCATGTCCTCGCAATGGACTTCTACTAGTATTGCAGTTGTTGTAACCCCCATCATGATAGCCCCTCCACATTGGAACATGCGCATTAGAGTTGTGCATTCTTAATGGACTGTTATTGCTGTTCACATAACCTCCATTGTTAGAGCTTCTCCACATTGGCATATGCGTACTGGAGTAAGGCATTCTTAATGGACTCTTTGAAGGATTGGAATTGACGCCATTTCCGAAGCCATTAGTGTTCAGGTTCACATTAGTCAAAGGCTGCCTCTGATGAGGCCTTTCTTCTGGCCAATTTTTTCTAGAGAAGACATTTTCCTGTATGACATTTCTGTATTCCTTTTCATCTTTTTGTCCCTTGTCCACCTCTACCTGAGGCTGATCTGTCGTTTTGACTGAGTTCGTTGGGAGAGAATGCATTGGTTTCCCTTTACTGTGTACTCTGTTGTTTTGGTGTTCTGTGCTTAAGGTATGATGTGGCATCCTACCTTTATTCCCAGCTTCTGTTTTTTTCTCCTTGTAATCCGTGTTTACCCTGGGATATGCAGAGTTACAGTTAAAAGAAACTTCATTTATAGGCATCACTAAAATGATTCAATGTTCAAATCATGTGAAGCTGGTATAGTTCATTCTACCAATCTACTTTTCAGAATGATCCAAAATATTCATGGTACCTATTTTCCGTTCGCATCTTTCGCATTTCCTTTTCTTGGACACGTGCTTCCCTGTTAGACCGAGCAACAGAACCTCTGGTGTGCTTTTCTGATAAAATTTTCTGCCTTTCTGCTTCATTGTCCCATTTCTTCAAATCGAGTATAAGCTTAATTAGCATATGCTACAGGAATAAGCACAAGCAACAGAAATTCTTAGTACTCTTCAGCAAACCTGTCGCAATGTTTTCAATCTATAGAGGTTTCTGCCCTTAATGAGGAGAGGATGCAGTGGAGGCAGCGGTTTCTCCCCTTTACTCCACAATACCTCAACCTGACCAATAGTAAGAAGAATCTTAATATGAAACAAAAAAGATGAAACAATGCAAAAAAGTGTAAatataatcaaagaaaaataaaaagaactgAAAACCAAAAAGGTTAGTCACATAATTGTTGTTATCTACAAAGAACTTTAGTTGCAAAAAATAACTTCTCCAGTGCGCTCAATCTAAAATTGATTGCTTTTTAAACTCACCGTAAAGGTATGTTGCTGCTTTTTCGCACCATAGCTCTCTTTCACAATCCGCCCTGCAACTATCCTTGTACCACAGGGAGGACCAGTAGCACTCCTGGATGCAATGCTGAACCTGATGAACCACAATCATGAACCTACTAAGTAAATGCACATATAATACTGCTCCCTCAACAATGTCTAAGAGGGAATTAAAGAGAAGTATACTTGACATCTTCCACAAGCTTTTCAGTCTATAGGTGCATAACGAAGACTAAAAGATGCATACTAGTACAACTTATTAGAGTCAAAAGCATCTTACATTTCATATACATTTTGTTCAAACATAACAACATCCCCAGTGCATGCATCCCCTGCATTATAAAGATAGTATAGATGACAATTAGAatatacaaaaatccaattcgtTACTGAACTATACACAAACACAGGGTAAAAGCTATGTTGGTTATAATAACAACAACTTTTCAAGAGATACATACACCTTTCCTTGGCTATCTCGTATGGCTAATGATTGTAGTAGACCTTTGCTACAATAAAACTGTGCGTCCACTTAAACATTTTATTCAAAGAGGGATAAGGAATAATTGGTACCTTTGCAGTTCAATATAAAACTAGACGGGGGATACTTCTCCTCGCCATGACCATCAACGATACTGAAGTACAATAGAACTTGCTTTAGGCATAGTGGTTTGAGAGATAAAAAAGCAAAGCCAGAATAAACACAAAGACGGAAATTACTCAGTATGCTCTTTAATGCGCTGAATTAGTACATCTTTGCTCCCCGTCAATCTCAGCCCATGTTTCCTAAGGTAAACCTTACATTGCTCCACTTTCAATTTCTCAATCTGACCAGCTGCCACCAAGTGAGCAGAGACCAATAAGCTCATACAGAGTAAAAAACAAAATCCTAAATAAAGATACACAATCATTGTAATGTTGCAGAAAATGGGATGATGATCGATACATACAAATTGTAAGTCCTAGAGCTAGCAATGTCGAAAAAATTCTAGTTATCTCATTCTAAAGATTGAATATTTACTTCTTTCTGAAAGAAGGAACTGCAACATTATAGAAAAAAGGTCATATGGTCTTTCTATGTATATACCAATGAAGACAAACTTTTCATGAATAACCATGTCTTTGCAAGGGGTTGTGTCTTAATAGATACAACAACAGCTACACCTCAATCCCAAACACGTTGGGGTTGACTATATGAATTATCAACGATCATGTAAATGCATACTTAAATAAAGAGGCATATACTTAAGAAATTAACTTCCATAAAAAAGGGACTTCTGAAAATACACACTAGACAATCACTCTCTCTACCTCCACAAGGTTGGGGGAGGGAGTAAGGTcagcgtacatattaccctcccaagAACTCACAGTGTGAGAATatactaggtatgttgttgttgttgtacactAAACAACCACTCTGCTGGCTATTAAAGGTGTATTTATTCTACCAATAATCAGCAAAACTTAATGGTCCTAAATATTTATAAGCTACCATATATAGCAAGTAAAAACAAAAGTAATACAAATGTTATTAACACCTTTGATTATTTTCTGAACAGTTTCATAACTTTTCTGATCTTTTTCATCAAGCTCCGGCACCATCTTTTCCACGTCCTGCTCTCCCTCAATGCATTCGTCCATAGCCTTAGAAACATTACGCCTACATGTCGTAACGATATCAAATGTATCTCAAATATCAAACACCTGCACTTATCATTGCCATTTTcgtaagaaaaccctaaaaatggaTTTGCAGAATCAAAATATTTTACCTAGCAGACATATCCTTGTATTTGTGTTTTTTGATAGAGAGTTTTGAAAGACTGGATCTTGTCTCCTCAAGAACGTCAAAAGTTGGGTCCTCCTGTGAATCATCGGAATCGTCGTACTCACTGTCGCCGTCTGATAGTACATTATCGTACTGTTGCTGTTCGTAATCCATCTTTTGAGTTGTTGATGATGCTTAGAGCTTTCGTTGTGGCTGGTTTCTGTGATTACGAAATTACCATTCAAATATAAGTTTGAATTCGAAAATATTACCGTTGTTAAGTGGATTGTTTTCCCGAAATTCATACTCCTATTTATAACAAGTTTCGCACAAAAAtaaacttattttgagaagtgcttttattcaaaagtgtttttctcaaaataattttggttagaagcagtttgtgtttgattaattagtttgaaaagcacttctgcagcaattagtgtttgaccaaactttaaaaaactgcttctaagtgtatttttctcaaaaatgcttctcaaaaaaaatgtttttggcaaaaaaaaaaaaaaaagtactttgGCCAAGCAGGCTATTAGTATTTACTTGTTGATTGGATTGTTCTTCGGAATTTCCGTTTCTAGCAACGATAAAGTTGGTATGGGCCAGAATCTAACCTTTGAAGACTGTACTACTTAGAAGAATTAACCCACATAACAACCGGAAAAGGTTCAAAATGCCCCTAAATTATAAGAAAAGGTTTAAAAAAATCCTTCATCCACCTATTAGGTTAAAAATACCCCTTCATTCACttttttggttcacttatgcccTTTGATCGTTAggtcaatgctaaattaaaaataattattattctttttgtaaagcttaaaaaaaatatttgcaaaatattttcatttttttaaacgAATGCACCAAtagtccactaatttagtaaagtcttcttatttatgttttttAGTTTTTACCAAAAACAATTCAGATTTTACAAAACAatatttttttccagtttttttaaagcattttatttgtaaaaactgattttttttttgtaaaaacagaaaaaaaaaattgaaacaaagtattttttaaaaacgaaaatattttgttgaaaatatttttttcagtttttaaaaaacgaaaatattttattagaaacattttttttcagtttttagaaaaaaaaatgctttaaaaaactgatttttttttttttgtaaaaactgaattGGTTTttgcaaaaattgaaaaaaaaagaagaagactttactaaattagtggactactggtgcattagtttaaaaaaacgaaaatattttgggaaatattttttgaaagttttacaaaaagaataataattatttttaattcagcaATGATCTAACGgtcaaagggcataagtgaaccaaaaaggtAGATGAAGGGGTATTTTTAGCCCAATAAGTGGATAAAAggtatttttaaaccttttccaATAATTtaggggatatatatatatatatatatatatatatatatatacttgtaCCGGCtaggaaaaaatatattttgggATACTTTTACAAGAATCCCCTATGAGATGCGCTaatacttttttctttttttctttttttatgttttttacTACTCCCGATTTAGTTCGATTTAGTTTATATCACAATTTGATTAGGCAGAGAGATTAAAAATGTAAATGAAAAATTGAAATCTTATGGTCTCATGCTCTACTCAGCTCGGTACTATAACAATCTCGGCTAAATTAGACTTAAATATGTTCTGTAGTAAGTTCAGTTGGAACCCACTCGAGCTCGGTTCGGCTCAAAAGACTAGTGCCAATCTTTCTAACACTGTTGTGACTATATtttccttgagccgagggtctaccaGAAACTTCTCTATCTTTACAAGATAAGGGTAAgatctgtgtacacactacccctCAAACTCCACTTGTAGAATCACACTTGGTTTCTTATTGTTGTCATAAACTGAAGGAGAGTCtgggcgtaactggtaaagttactGTCATGTGATCAGAAGGTCATGAATTCGAGCTATGGAAACAACCTATTGCAGAAATGCAAGATATACGCTCTTGTGATCCGGCCCTTCCCTAGACCTCGCGCGTAACGGGAGCTTATATGCTGCAATGATTAGGGGCATTTGCCAACAGATGTATAACGAACATGAACTGAGGACACCTCTAGCCTCGTAGAATAACCTTTCACCGCTGTTGCATGCCAACCAAATAAAATGTTTACAGAAAAACTCCCTCACATCACATGCAATGACCACAATCATGAAAAAAAAGGATTCAAACTTAAACCGCAGAATGAATAGTGGATATATGTCTTAGCTTCCACAATTCATATAGTGGATATAATACTCCAAATATCATTTATGCCTTTGCTTCTATACAATTCATATAGTGGATATAATGCTTCTAAATATCATTTGTGCCTTTGCTTCAACAATTTTCTGTCTTTCTGACAGAAACACCAAAATCCATTCAATTCTCTTTTGCTTCAAGACGTCAATTATTGAGATAGAAAGAACCTCTTTATAATCTTCAGAAATCATGATCATGCATTTCTACgaaacaaatcaaaatagcagactATGAGGCCTCCACTGTAATTTACAGCATAGCTAGTCGTCACTTGAGAGTTACAATAACCTATTGGAGGGCAAGTTTGTGGTTGAGTAATAAGAAAAAACATGCTGAGCAGTTCATATAATCATATCAATATCATTTCTCAAGTATCAGCCACATGGCTCGTCATGGTTTACTTCATCTGTTTTACATTTTCAACTGAAACTGCTGGACTTGTCCCATGCGCAGAAAAACAAACACCATTGTGTTTATGTCAGTTGTGCACTGTCCAATGTGAAAGTAACATCTCCACTAAGCTGTACATCTTCTGGCAGCATCACCAGATCTTATTTTTAACCCAGAAGAGGAGACTAACAACTCCAATGACAACAGCAACAGGAGCCCATTTCCGAATCAAAGCCTTGAGTAATGAAGAAAATGAATGAGTGATTAAAGCAATTTCAAGTTCGAAATCAGACTAAATGCATGTCCATAACGAGAAAAAGAGTGACAGAACATATAAGTTTTTAGAATGTTGATTTACATAGTTTAAGCAGGCAGCTTATATTGCGTTATTCTTTTTAAACGATATAAatgtacccccccccccccccaaaaaaaaaaaaaaagtgagtgCACAAGAGAATTTTAGAGAATGAACAGCAAACTTCATGTTCAAGTGCATCTTCTTGAAAATCAATGAAACCAACCTGACGATTTAAATCTCTCGCCTTATCAGCATATATGCGGGATTCTGATGTCAAGCGGCTGGACATCTGACTGACCTCTGCAGAATTTGATGTTTAAACAATCTAGTTACTGACAATGAGCAAAGTTGCAtaacattttatttttttggggtAAATAAGTTGCATAACATGCCAATGCATGAGAAGGGTGAAGTTAGGAGGACAACTGTTTTAGAGTATAATTGCTGATCTATATCAAAATTATGAGTCAGTAGTGGTTGGAATCTTCATAATGCAACAAAATGTCACAACACTTAATTTTATCTTGCACAGGTATATGCTACAGCATTTTCGGACAATAAGCAGCATAGCTTGTCTCGAGATTAGAGCCAAAATCTACTTTTATTAGTAAGGACATAAAAGACTTCAAGATCATAATTCATCTCACAAGTACCACATGGTTCCCGGTCATACAACAAAAAGAGGCATACAAGAGCATAGTTGCTACCAGCATCTAATAGATAGATCATCTTTATATGCCTGCATGCACTGCGTTGTGTCTGTgtgttttggggggggggagggggggataGTGGAACACTCTCATCTCCTATTCTAGAAGTCAGCAGGACGTCTAATGAAACCAATCATTTTATTTGTTTTCACTTCATTTTATAACTTTGCATTCAAACAAAAGAATGCTTATTTTACTTCTTTCACATAGTAAATCATATGCTGCCTACAGGAATATAACCCACCCAAACAAGTTCAAGGTTTCTGAGAGGAAAAGGGGGAAATATTTTATCCAATCATACTCCTTAAACATGGGAATTTTATTATAGAAGAAATGAAAGAGAACATATATTCACCCCTTTCAAGGAGCTCATGAGGAGAGAATATAAAGGAATCAACAGTTAAACTTATCAGAGTACCAAAGTCAGCTGTTATAACACTTAGGTCAGGTAAacacaatttttttttgaaaaaggtaACATAATTGTATATTGATATAAGACTTCACTAAATTGTGAAGTCACCCATAATTACAAAAAAGGGTGCCCTAGCAAAAAGTAGGCACTCCTAGTCCTTCTTCTTCTAATAAGGACTCTAATACATCTAAAAAAGATTCATGATCCTCCAAAAGCAGGTCAGATAAACACAAATTTTGAAAGGCAAAAAGCACAAAAAAGTGAAGTTAATAACacaatattttaaaaacaaatgaAAACAAGCACCTAACATAGAGCCTTAGTGTCAATATTCAATGTAAAATTTTAAATCAACTCTAAAATCCAGAATTCACTCAATCAACTATGCCTCAATCCCAAAACTTCAGATtccattaaaattaaatttctcAGATCAATCTagaaaaagataataatgaagaaaAAGGAGCAGCTTGTATAAGCTTAGATAAGAAGAAGGCATAATGTTGTTAACAAGTTTCCTAATCTGTAAgctttcttttacttcttttgtGCTTCATAGTATTTTTGGACAACCTATAGAAAAAGATGATCAATAGGGCCTGATCAAACAGATGCAATAGCAAATTAGACAGAATTACCCATCCAATGATGGGAACAGGTGTCCTAATCTTATGCTTTTGTCACTTCTTTAGTCCTCCTTGATTTAGACCATCCCAAAGAACAAAATGATCAGCTTCAACAATAAATGGACTGATCCAACAGTTCTAGTGCAAATAGACAGAACTCACAGGACCAATCCATACTTGCCACAAGCACCTTGCAATTAAGAGCATGAAGTCCTCACTTCATTTAGTTCACTCCCGCAAATAAAAAGCACAAGTGCAGTAGGAAATTTAGAGAGATCTCCAACTTCTACAATTTCCTCTTTGAGAATATATCCAACTTTGGCAGCCCGGTGCACGAAGCATCCCGCGTTCACGCAGGGTCCGAGGAAGGGCCGCACCCAAGGGAAGTGATGTAGGCAGCCTACCCTAACACAAGCGTTAGTGGCAGATTCCACAATTTGGACAAGATACTAAGCAAAAATAACTATCATTAACTAATAATTGAGGACAGCAAATAAACTGCCAAAGAAATGGACAGCACAAAAGTCCTTTGGAAATTAGAAACTTTGCAGATATCTAGAAGATGAATGAGGAAATGCCTGGATGAGCTCTAGAAGTTTTGCAAACTTTTTAATGATATAGAGTTCAAAAAAATGTTGAGCTGAGAAACTTACGGTCCAATTTTTCACCGACACCAAGAACGTCTTGTACATTTCGAGTCATTATCTGATGAACTTCATAAAGTTCATCATTCAACTTCGAAATATTGCGCTGAGTTCCGGTATCCTGGTACAGTTTCTTCG encodes the following:
- the LOC104241518 gene encoding zinc finger CCCH domain-containing protein 62-like gives rise to the protein MDYEQQQYDNVLSDGDSEYDDSDDSQEDPTFDVLEETRSSLSKLSIKKHKYKDMSARRNVSKAMDECIEGEQDVEKMVPELDEKDQKSYETVQKIIKAGQIEKLKVEQCKVYLRKHGLRLTGSKDVLIQRIKEHTDIVDGHGEEKYPPSSFILNCKGDACTGDVVMFEQNVYEMFSIASRSATGPPCGTRIVAGRIVKESYGAKKQQHTFTVEVLWSKGEKPLPPLHPLLIKGRNLYRLKTLRQKWDNEAERQKILSEKHTRGSVARSNREARVQEKEMRKMRTENRVNTDYKEKKTEAGNKGRMPHHTLSTEHQNNRVHSKGKPMHSLPTNSVKTTDQPQVEVDKGQKDEKEYRNVIQENVFSRKNWPEERPHQRQPLTNVNLNTNGFGNGVNSNPSKSPLRMPYSSTHMPMWRSSNNGGYVNSNNSPLRMHNSNAHVPMWRGYHDGGYNNCNTSRSPLRGHGHTYTNSHSQNMNYRSPQRTEHWQARNGWCNAGAVERPFQGQHEEQKRPCRFYAQGRCYYGHSCRYLHDSVDT